One Carassius auratus strain Wakin chromosome 44, ASM336829v1, whole genome shotgun sequence genomic window carries:
- the LOC113061992 gene encoding extracellular matrix protein 1-like encodes MIWKSTLLTTLILHLISFEGGQSIDPDVMLKSCFPPARPSSTNINAICLYGNGRPRYPASYFPPSSHAYARRAVKAVNRLESWFEQCCYGGLSHGNGQILCCAEQAWKNSLSHFCIEEYSIKTMVHECCEKKGDERLSCFDRQAPNPSYQPMCGYNAPPDRIFSWDPNTC; translated from the exons ATGATTTGGAAAAGCACACTTCTGACTACTTTGATTCTTCATCTAATTTCATTTGAAG GGGGACAGAGCATCGACCCTGATGTAATGCTGAAATCATGCTTTCCTCCAGCCAGACCTTCGTCAACCAATATCAATGCGATCTGTCTTTATGGCAATGGTCGTCCCAGATATCCTGCCAGCTATTTCCCTCCCTCTAGTCACGCTTACGCTCGTCGGGCTGTGAAGGCAGTCAACAGGCTGGAGTCCTGGTTTGAGCAGTGCTGCTATGGAGGTTTGTCCCATGGAAATGGACAGATCCTTTGCTGCGCGGAACAGGCG tggaAAAACTCCTTGTCCCATTTCTGTATTGAGGAATACTCCATCAAGACCATGGTCCATGAGTGCTGTGAGAAGAAGGGAGATGAACGGTTGAGCTGCTTTGACAGGCAGGCTCCTAACCCTTCCTACCAACCCATGTGTGGTTACAATGCCCCACCTGACAGGATTTTCTCCTGGGACCCCAACACCTGTTAA